In Helianthus annuus cultivar XRQ/B chromosome 8, HanXRQr2.0-SUNRISE, whole genome shotgun sequence, a single genomic region encodes these proteins:
- the LOC110915299 gene encoding E3 ubiquitin-protein ligase SIS3 isoform X2: protein MFVDNGLAAGMGLDFGPQQRQARFCGRVVVLSILSVLLYPFLWAWTIIGSLWFSSAKDCLPEEGQKWGFLIWLLFSYSGLVCIAGTCMKKWLTRRQAHALRAQQGIPISEYGVLVDMVRVPDWAFETAAGQEMRGMGQDTAYHPGLYLTEPQREAVEALIQELPKFMLKAVPTDCSECPICLEEFHVGNEVRGLPCAHNFHVACIDEWLRLNVKCPRCRCSVFPNLDLSALQTIPADPDRLTVSTNRYMTSQPSSQSYLLRMQGFLRPVRTVNVGSTSSSDSDIALEIAENGGQTHNLDRSTDPV, encoded by the exons ATGTTTGTGGACAACGGGCTTGCTGCTGGAATGGGACT GGATTTTGGCCCACAGCAGAGACAAGCGCGTTTTTGTGGTCGAGTGGTGGTATTATCCATTCTTTCGGTGTTACTCTATCCGTTTCTTTGGGCATGGACTATTATTGGTTCTCTATGGTTCAGCAGTGCAAAAGACTGT CTGCCTGAAGAAGGTCAAAAATGGGGTTTTCTTATATGGTTGCTTTTTAGCTACAGCGGGCTTGTATGCATTGCTGGCACATGTATGAAAAAG TGGCTAACAAGGAGGCAAGCTCATGCACTACGCGCTCAACAGGGAATTCCTATTTCCGAATACGGG GTGCTGGTTGATATGGTTCGTGTACCCGATTGGGCTTTTGAAACAGCGGCTGGTCAAGAGATGAGAGGCATGGGTCAAGATACTGCATATCATCCCGGGCTTTACTTAACTGAACCCCAG AGAGAAGCAGTGGAGGCACTCATTCAAGAACTTCCAAAGTTCATGCTGAAAGCCGTTCCAACTGATTGCAGCGAGTGTCCGATTTGTTTGGAAGAATTCCATGTCGGGAATGAG GTCCGGGGTCTTCCGTGTGCTCATAACTTTCACGTAGCATGCATCGATGAATGGCTTCGGTTAAACGTGAAATGCCCTAGATGCCGATGTTCGGTCTTTCCAAACCTTGACCTCAGTGCTCTACAAACCATCCCTGCTGATCCAGACCGGTTAACCGTCTCAACAAACCGGTACATGACAAGTCAACCATCTAGTCAAAGTTACCTATTGAGAATGCAGGGTTTCCTCCGTCCAGTCCGCACCGTAAACGTGGGCTCCACCTCGAGCTCTGATTCCGACATTGCTTTGGAAATTGCAGAAAACGGAGGCCAAACTCATAATCTTGATAGAAGTACAGACCCTGTATGA
- the LOC110915299 gene encoding E3 ubiquitin-protein ligase SIS3 isoform X1: protein MAVRGVDFKWYDGFFLSMLATSIIIVAINWKHYHLCTHPLHIWIVVDYTTVFIFRLLMFVDNGLAAGMGLDFGPQQRQARFCGRVVVLSILSVLLYPFLWAWTIIGSLWFSSAKDCLPEEGQKWGFLIWLLFSYSGLVCIAGTCMKKWLTRRQAHALRAQQGIPISEYGVLVDMVRVPDWAFETAAGQEMRGMGQDTAYHPGLYLTEPQREAVEALIQELPKFMLKAVPTDCSECPICLEEFHVGNEVRGLPCAHNFHVACIDEWLRLNVKCPRCRCSVFPNLDLSALQTIPADPDRLTVSTNRYMTSQPSSQSYLLRMQGFLRPVRTVNVGSTSSSDSDIALEIAENGGQTHNLDRSTDPV, encoded by the exons ATGGCTGTCAGGGGTGTTGATTTCAAGTG GTATGATGGGTTTTTCTTGTCTATGCTTGCGACTAGTAT AATAATTGTTGCGATTAATTGGAAGCATTATCATCTCTGCACACACCCCTTGCATATATGGATCGTG GTTGACTATACTACTGTATTTATTTTTCGTCTGTTAATGTTTGTGGACAACGGGCTTGCTGCTGGAATGGGACT GGATTTTGGCCCACAGCAGAGACAAGCGCGTTTTTGTGGTCGAGTGGTGGTATTATCCATTCTTTCGGTGTTACTCTATCCGTTTCTTTGGGCATGGACTATTATTGGTTCTCTATGGTTCAGCAGTGCAAAAGACTGT CTGCCTGAAGAAGGTCAAAAATGGGGTTTTCTTATATGGTTGCTTTTTAGCTACAGCGGGCTTGTATGCATTGCTGGCACATGTATGAAAAAG TGGCTAACAAGGAGGCAAGCTCATGCACTACGCGCTCAACAGGGAATTCCTATTTCCGAATACGGG GTGCTGGTTGATATGGTTCGTGTACCCGATTGGGCTTTTGAAACAGCGGCTGGTCAAGAGATGAGAGGCATGGGTCAAGATACTGCATATCATCCCGGGCTTTACTTAACTGAACCCCAG AGAGAAGCAGTGGAGGCACTCATTCAAGAACTTCCAAAGTTCATGCTGAAAGCCGTTCCAACTGATTGCAGCGAGTGTCCGATTTGTTTGGAAGAATTCCATGTCGGGAATGAG GTCCGGGGTCTTCCGTGTGCTCATAACTTTCACGTAGCATGCATCGATGAATGGCTTCGGTTAAACGTGAAATGCCCTAGATGCCGATGTTCGGTCTTTCCAAACCTTGACCTCAGTGCTCTACAAACCATCCCTGCTGATCCAGACCGGTTAACCGTCTCAACAAACCGGTACATGACAAGTCAACCATCTAGTCAAAGTTACCTATTGAGAATGCAGGGTTTCCTCCGTCCAGTCCGCACCGTAAACGTGGGCTCCACCTCGAGCTCTGATTCCGACATTGCTTTGGAAATTGCAGAAAACGGAGGCCAAACTCATAATCTTGATAGAAGTACAGACCCTGTATGA